The proteins below come from a single Gossypium raimondii isolate GPD5lz chromosome 2, ASM2569854v1, whole genome shotgun sequence genomic window:
- the LOC105788698 gene encoding uncharacterized protein LOC105788698: MPPLRFNAFLLLSLLLFMPFSYGMVNGGMQAKYHSLHQQMKGANEKIQITSSRKLLMGAMLDYEETGANTKHEPRKRPGKP, encoded by the exons ATGCCACCTCTGCGCTTCAACGCTTTTCTACTGCTCTCTTTGCTCCTCTTCATGCCTTTCTCTTATG GCATGGTTAACGGTGGAATGCAGGCCAAATATCACTCTCTCCATCAACAG ATGAAGGGTGCGAATGAGAAGATCCAAATAACTTCATCAAGGAAACTGTTGATGGGTGCAATGCTGGATTACGAGGAAACAGGCGCTAATACTAAGCACGAACCCAGGAAAAGACCTGGAAAACCCTGA